The following are encoded together in the Bacillus cereus group sp. RP43 genome:
- a CDS encoding ABC transporter permease: MRKFSHVFSFYFREAFLSKKSLITSAILFLVVFGIFAFNHFTSGDDKNKDKDKIAVVVESSTYKVQKEELNKLLPSAKITVGSKDDFDKLHKQVEEGDLDGLFHVTEKNGAPAVTYMYNGFPSQATSAIMAGYLKQQYTMVTIAKNNVSPEIAQQLQTEIQVKQEAIKDRTSSFGIAYFFTFALYMFIVAFGNTIAMNIASEKASRVMEVMLPKVKPLTMMYAKILAVVSTALLQLVILACGYLIPYLLGWVDLESASLFGVPIDFTKLDAKVISMFLVYFITGYLLYAMMYAAAGAVVSKTEDLQAVSFPVMILIMAAFFISIKSLSDPNSTIVVVSSYVPFFTPMVTFSRIVAGEAGMLEIMITLVVLLATIGILNAITSRIYVNGVMNYSDKVKFKDLAKFIKRQ; encoded by the coding sequence ATGCGTAAATTTTCTCATGTATTTTCATTTTATTTTAGGGAAGCGTTTTTATCTAAAAAATCATTAATTACGAGTGCGATTTTATTTTTGGTTGTGTTTGGGATTTTTGCATTTAATCATTTTACTTCAGGCGATGATAAAAATAAGGATAAAGATAAAATTGCAGTTGTAGTAGAGAGTTCCACATACAAAGTACAAAAAGAAGAGCTAAATAAGTTATTGCCATCAGCAAAAATAACGGTCGGTTCAAAGGATGATTTTGATAAACTGCATAAACAAGTAGAAGAAGGCGATTTAGATGGTCTATTCCATGTGACGGAAAAGAATGGGGCTCCAGCAGTTACATATATGTATAATGGATTTCCAAGCCAAGCAACTTCTGCGATTATGGCAGGCTATTTAAAACAACAATATACAATGGTGACGATTGCAAAAAATAATGTTTCACCAGAAATTGCACAGCAACTACAAACAGAAATTCAAGTGAAGCAAGAAGCGATAAAAGACCGTACTTCTTCTTTCGGTATTGCATATTTCTTTACATTCGCTTTGTATATGTTTATTGTAGCTTTCGGAAATACAATTGCAATGAATATTGCATCTGAAAAGGCGTCACGTGTAATGGAAGTAATGCTTCCGAAAGTAAAGCCTCTTACGATGATGTATGCGAAAATTTTGGCGGTTGTTTCAACGGCGTTATTACAACTTGTAATATTGGCGTGTGGTTATCTTATTCCTTATTTGTTAGGTTGGGTCGATTTAGAAAGTGCATCATTATTTGGTGTTCCAATTGACTTTACAAAATTAGATGCAAAGGTTATAAGTATGTTTCTTGTTTATTTCATTACGGGGTATTTACTTTATGCGATGATGTATGCTGCGGCTGGAGCTGTTGTTTCTAAGACAGAGGATTTGCAAGCTGTATCTTTCCCGGTAATGATTTTGATCATGGCTGCATTCTTCATTAGTATTAAATCATTAAGTGATCCGAATAGTACTATTGTTGTTGTAAGTTCGTATGTTCCGTTTTTCACACCAATGGTTACCTTCTCGCGGATTGTAGCTGGTGAAGCAGGTATGTTAGAGATTATGATAACATTAGTAGTTTTATTGGCGACGATTGGTATATTAAATGCTATTACAAGCCGCATCTACGTAAACGGTGTAATGAATTACTCCGACAAAGTGAAGTTTAAAGATTTAGCGAAATTTATAAAGCGTCAATAA
- a CDS encoding Rrf2 family transcriptional regulator: MGISSRFTVGVHMLTLLAIDRNSRCTSEWIAGSVNTNPVVIRRITGMLKRAGLVDVQAGKGGTTLARDLEEITLLDVYKAVEVVEEGHLFSFHENPNIECPVGANIQSVLEIVLIQSQEAMENVLANVTVEQLVTNLKSKIKE; encoded by the coding sequence ATGGGAATTAGTAGTCGTTTTACAGTAGGTGTTCATATGTTAACGTTACTTGCAATAGATCGAAACTCTCGCTGTACCTCTGAATGGATTGCTGGTAGTGTGAATACAAATCCAGTTGTGATTCGTCGCATTACAGGAATGTTGAAGAGAGCAGGACTTGTTGATGTACAAGCTGGTAAAGGTGGTACGACACTTGCTCGTGATTTAGAAGAAATTACATTACTTGATGTATATAAAGCAGTGGAAGTTGTAGAAGAAGGACATCTATTTTCTTTCCATGAAAATCCCAACATTGAATGTCCAGTAGGAGCTAATATTCAATCAGTATTAGAGATTGTTTTAATACAATCGCAAGAAGCGATGGAAAACGTACTTGCAAATGTAACGGTAGAGCAGTTAGTTACAAATTTAAAGTCTAAAATTAAAGAATAA
- a CDS encoding ATP-binding cassette domain-containing protein, with the protein MSLQIQNLTKIFGESKAVNGLQISLPKGEVLGLLGRNGAGKTTTIKMLLGLLTPNEGSITWDGKSFGDSGVTIGYLPEERGLYTKSRVIDQLRYFGRLEGMTKKEVDLAIDHWLERLAIPEYKFKTAGELSKGNQQKIQLIAALLHNPELLILDEPFSGLDPVNAGMLASIIGEQVQGGKTIILSSHRMEQVEAFCQHVCILKKGEAVVEGQLSDIKKEYGFRNLTIEDIAENEKGLEAIHVPYEKQQGLLYVKVQDDAEALKILRQLQEQGVSLRQFKMLEPTLNEIFVERAK; encoded by the coding sequence TTGAGTTTACAAATTCAAAACTTAACAAAAATATTCGGAGAATCTAAAGCAGTTAATGGTTTGCAAATCTCGTTACCGAAAGGTGAAGTGTTAGGGTTACTTGGCCGAAATGGTGCAGGGAAAACAACGACAATTAAAATGTTACTAGGTTTATTAACGCCAAATGAAGGTTCTATTACGTGGGATGGAAAATCATTTGGTGATAGCGGGGTAACAATTGGATATTTACCAGAAGAAAGAGGACTATATACAAAAAGTAGAGTAATAGATCAGTTGCGATATTTTGGTAGATTAGAAGGAATGACGAAAAAAGAAGTGGATCTTGCAATTGATCATTGGTTAGAGCGCTTAGCAATTCCAGAATATAAATTTAAAACAGCTGGAGAACTTTCAAAAGGGAATCAGCAAAAAATTCAATTGATAGCTGCTCTTCTTCACAATCCAGAACTCCTTATTTTGGATGAACCATTTAGCGGACTTGATCCAGTTAATGCTGGAATGCTAGCTAGTATTATTGGAGAACAAGTACAGGGCGGAAAGACAATTATTTTATCAAGTCACCGTATGGAGCAAGTAGAGGCTTTTTGCCAACATGTATGTATTTTGAAAAAAGGTGAAGCAGTTGTAGAAGGACAGTTAAGTGATATTAAGAAGGAATACGGTTTTCGTAATTTAACGATTGAAGATATAGCAGAGAATGAAAAGGGATTAGAAGCTATACATGTTCCGTATGAAAAACAACAAGGCCTTCTTTATGTAAAAGTACAAGACGATGCAGAAGCTCTAAAGATTTTGCGACAATTGCAAGAACAAGGTGTTAGCTTACGACAATTTAAAATGCTAGAGCCAACGTTGAACGAAATCTTTGTAGAGAGGGCGAAATAA
- a CDS encoding aquaporin: MLKKAIAEFIGTFVLVLFGTGVAVIGGGIEGIGTLGIAMAFGLSIVAMAYSIGTISGCHINPAVSVAMFINKRMNAMELCYYVLAQILGGLLGTATLVTILRSAKTPLDNLGQNGFGTLGLSGAFLVEFILTFVFVLVIVAVTGKKGSSSLAGLVIGFTLVLVHLLGIPLTGTSVNPARSIAPALFAGGEALSQLWVFIVAPILGGIVAAIVGKFILNTEK, encoded by the coding sequence ATGTTAAAAAAAGCAATCGCTGAATTTATTGGTACATTTGTACTTGTATTATTCGGAACTGGAGTAGCTGTCATTGGCGGCGGAATTGAAGGAATCGGAACTTTAGGTATCGCAATGGCTTTCGGATTATCTATCGTGGCTATGGCATATAGCATTGGAACAATTTCTGGATGTCATATTAACCCAGCGGTATCAGTAGCTATGTTCATCAACAAAAGAATGAACGCTATGGAACTTTGTTATTATGTATTAGCTCAAATTTTAGGTGGTTTATTAGGAACTGCAACGTTAGTAACAATTTTACGCTCTGCTAAAACACCTTTAGATAATTTAGGACAAAATGGTTTTGGAACTCTTGGTTTATCTGGAGCATTTTTAGTTGAATTTATTTTAACTTTCGTATTTGTTTTAGTTATCGTTGCTGTAACAGGTAAAAAAGGAAGTTCTTCTTTAGCTGGATTAGTAATTGGTTTCACATTAGTGTTAGTTCACTTATTAGGTATTCCGTTAACTGGAACATCTGTTAACCCTGCTCGTAGTATCGCACCAGCTTTATTTGCTGGCGGAGAAGCTCTTTCTCAATTATGGGTATTCATCGTTGCACCAATTCTTGGTGGTATCGTAGCAGCTATTGTAGGTAAATTCATTTTAAATACTGAAAAATAG
- a CDS encoding helix-turn-helix domain-containing protein has product MKENEDMQTKEVIQQVGQLLRQIRNEQKLSLEDLAQKTGVSKLTLGKIERGETNPTLAVIWKITKGLSIPLSRLMVVGEPVAVARCGEGFAVDVGQAWYLETMFRYTKETGMEMHRACLRANSIYEPEAHHEGAIELVTVMKGKVFIQVENDVYELNEFDSIQFEANKKHSYKNEEDEVAVLHLTMKYSS; this is encoded by the coding sequence ATGAAAGAAAATGAAGATATGCAAACGAAAGAAGTAATTCAGCAAGTAGGTCAGTTATTAAGACAAATTCGAAATGAACAAAAATTAAGTTTAGAAGATTTAGCCCAAAAGACAGGTGTTAGTAAATTAACGTTAGGAAAAATTGAAAGAGGTGAAACGAATCCAACATTAGCTGTCATCTGGAAAATTACGAAAGGGTTATCGATTCCTTTATCGAGATTAATGGTTGTTGGAGAACCTGTAGCTGTTGCGCGCTGCGGAGAAGGATTTGCAGTAGATGTAGGACAAGCATGGTATTTAGAAACGATGTTCCGTTACACGAAAGAAACAGGGATGGAAATGCACCGAGCTTGTTTAAGAGCGAATAGTATATATGAACCTGAAGCTCATCATGAAGGAGCAATTGAGCTTGTAACAGTAATGAAAGGGAAAGTATTTATTCAAGTGGAGAATGATGTATACGAATTAAATGAGTTTGACTCCATTCAATTTGAAGCGAATAAGAAACATAGTTATAAAAATGAAGAAGATGAAGTGGCGGTATTACATTTAACGATGAAATATTCTTCATGA
- a CDS encoding PspC domain-containing protein, giving the protein MSKRLYKSETDKMLFGICGGLGEYFDISSTLIRILWVIAVLCFGTGFLVYFICLLFMPRAY; this is encoded by the coding sequence ATGTCGAAGAGGTTATATAAATCCGAAACTGATAAAATGCTATTTGGTATATGTGGTGGTTTAGGAGAATATTTTGATATTAGCTCTACTCTCATTCGTATCCTTTGGGTTATTGCAGTTTTATGTTTCGGAACAGGATTTTTAGTTTATTTTATTTGTTTATTATTTATGCCACGCGCGTACTAA
- a CDS encoding multidrug resistance efflux transporter family protein — MRAILLGLLSSAFFSATFIINRAMNVSGTSWAWTASFRFLFALPILFLIVLFRKNLGALWEELKKHPLAWIGWGSVAGIGFYSLLSFAAVFSPAWLVAGTWQVTILAGLLLSPLFFVKIETKSGTKLVRGKIPLRSLYVALFILLGVICMQATAAGHITMTQFISGFLPVVLAAFLYPFGNRKMMELVGGRLDTFQRVLGMAIGSLPITILLGIYGFSTTGIPSSSQMLQGFLLALCSGVIATMTFFFATDLAKDNLALLGAVEATQAGTMVFTVLGEIIFLNGSFPSGLSLIGMMIIMLGMVVNSVLNRSVPVIKQKNQHKNRYGSSS; from the coding sequence ATGCGCGCAATATTACTAGGTCTTTTATCATCGGCCTTTTTTTCTGCAACCTTTATTATTAACAGAGCAATGAACGTATCTGGAACAAGCTGGGCTTGGACAGCTTCCTTCCGTTTTTTATTTGCTCTCCCTATTTTATTCCTTATCGTTTTATTTCGCAAAAACTTAGGAGCTTTATGGGAAGAGTTAAAGAAACATCCATTAGCATGGATCGGATGGGGTTCCGTTGCAGGTATTGGTTTCTATTCTTTATTAAGTTTTGCAGCTGTCTTTTCTCCAGCTTGGCTCGTTGCTGGAACTTGGCAAGTTACGATATTAGCAGGTTTACTACTATCACCATTATTTTTCGTTAAAATAGAAACGAAATCAGGTACAAAACTTGTACGTGGAAAAATTCCACTTCGCAGTTTATATGTAGCATTATTTATTTTACTTGGTGTAATTTGTATGCAAGCGACTGCAGCAGGTCATATTACAATGACTCAGTTCATCTCGGGATTTTTACCTGTCGTATTAGCGGCTTTCTTATATCCGTTCGGTAACCGAAAAATGATGGAACTTGTTGGTGGACGTCTCGATACATTCCAACGTGTATTAGGAATGGCAATTGGAAGTCTCCCTATCACAATTCTACTTGGTATATACGGATTTTCCACTACTGGTATTCCATCATCAAGTCAAATGTTGCAAGGATTTTTATTAGCATTATGTTCCGGAGTCATTGCGACGATGACATTCTTCTTCGCTACTGACTTAGCAAAAGACAATCTTGCTTTACTTGGAGCTGTTGAAGCAACACAAGCTGGAACGATGGTCTTTACCGTGCTTGGTGAAATTATCTTCTTAAATGGCTCATTCCCTAGTGGTCTGTCACTGATTGGGATGATGATTATCATGCTAGGAATGGTCGTAAATAGTGTTTTAAACCGTTCTGTTCCAGTCATTAAACAAAAAAATCAGCATAAAAATAGATATGGTTCTTCTTCATAG